The Dietzia sp. ANT_WB102 region ACCGCAGCAACCGCTTCGCCGACGCGTTGGCCCGCCGTGGCGTGGGCAGGGGCGACCGGGTCATGATCATTTCTCTCAACAACCCCGAGTTCGTCGAGGTCGTGCTGGGCATCAACGAGCTGGGCGCCATCGCGGTCCCGGTGAATTTCCGCCTCACCCCGGGCGAGCTCGCCTACCTGGTTAGCGACTGCACGCCGAAGGTCGTCGTCACCGATGCGCTGCTCGCACCGCTCGTCGGCGCCATCCGCGCCCAGGGCGAGGAGCCGGGGGACCACATCGTCATCGGCGGTGAGTCCGGCACCGAGGGCCAGACCGCCTATGCCGACGCGATCGCGGAGGAGGGCGAGTCTCACGAGCTGGTCGATGTCCCCGAGGACTCCACCGCGCTCATCATGTACACCTCCGGGACGACCGGTCGGCCGAAGGGCGCGATGCTCTCGTACGAGAACCTCACCGCCCAGTCCCTCACGTGCATTCGGGTGTTCCGACTGTTCGACGAGGAAGGTCGCTCACTGTTGGCCGCGCCGATGTTCCACATCGCGGCACTCGGTTCGATCGCGCCGGGTCTCCAGCTCGGCGGAGCGACGGTGGTCCATCCGCTGCAGGCATTTGATCCGGCCGCGGTTCTGGACACCCTCCAGGAGGAAAAGATCACCAGCGTCTTCCTCGTGCCGGTGCAATGGCAAGCCGTCTGCGCTGAGCAGCAGGCGCGGCCCCGTGATCTGGTCCTGAAGAACATCTCGTGGGGGGCGGCCCCGTCCACGGACACGATCCTGCGCGCCATGTCCGAGACGTTCCCGGACGCACTCAACTGCGCGGTGTTCGGCCAGACCGAGATGAGCCCCATCACCTGTGCCCTCGACGGTGACGACGCGATCCGCAAACTCGGCTCCGTCGGCAAGGTCATTCCCACCCTCCAGGCCCGGGTCGTCGACGCCTTCGGCGAGCCCGTCGGCCCCGGCGAGGTCGGCGAGATCGTCTACCGCGGGCCCACCACCATGTCCGGCTACTGGAACAAGCCAGCGGAGACCGCCGAGGCCTTCGAGGGTGGCTGGTTCCATTCCGGCGACCTGGTCCGTATGGACGAGGAGGGCTTCGTCTACGTCGTGGACCGCAAGAAGGACATGATCATCTCCGGCGGCGAAAACATCTACTGCGCGGAGGTGGAGAATGTCCTCGCCGGCCATCCACGCATCCGCGAGGTCGCCGTGATCGGCCGTAAGGACGACAAGTGGGGCGAACTCCCGGTGGCCGTGATCGCGCAACACGAGAGTGATGGTGGAGCCGACCTCACCCTCGAGGAGCTCACTGAGTGGCTCCGTGACAAGCTCGCGGGCTTCAAGATGCCCAAACACCTCGTCCACGTCGACGAGCTGCCGCGCAACGCGAGCGGAAAGGTTGTCAAGGGCACACTGCGCTCCGAGCACGGCACCGTCGGAGTCTGACCCACGCCGGTGTCGGCCGGGGAGTGTGCGTAATCCGAGGGGACACCGGACACGTCGACGTGTGTCCGCGTGAGCGAGCGGTGAGGATCAGTTGGTTGCTGAGGTGAGGCTCAAGCTTCGGCGGAGAGTGGCGGCTCGCGGTCCTCGTCCCAGACGCCGGCCCGCTCCAGATGCTCGATGAGCAACCTGGCGCCGTCGGCGAACTCGGCCTCGACGACATCGTGGGCGGCCTTGAGGTCACCCGCACGCAGCGCCTCGAGCATGCGGCGGTGATCCACCAGGGCGCGCGCCCGCCACTCGGGGTCCTCTGCGTACAGCCGGTAGGGCATGTAGCGGGCGGCGTTGGACAGGAACCTGGACAACTTGTCCGAGCGGGACGTCCGGTTGAGGGTTCGGTGGATCGCGTACTGGGCGTGCACCACGCCATTGGCGTCGCCCGCTGCGGAGGCGTCCTCGAAGTCGTCGATCAAGCGGGCGTGAAGGTCAAGTGTCGCGGCATCGTATCGGGTGATGGCCCGGTCGACGATCCGCTTGGACAGGTCCGTCTGGAGCCAGAAAATGTCCTCGATGTCCTGCCGACTCATCGGCGAGACCAGGTAGCCACGCCGCGGCACCAGGTCGACGAGCCCTTCCCCACGCAGGGTGAGCAACGCCTCGCGGACCGGGGTGACGCTCACTCCGAGGGCGGCCGCTGTCTCATCGAGTCGGATGAACTCCCCGGGACGGATCTCGCCACTCATGATCCGGGTGCGGACGTGATCGGCGACTTCCTCGGAAAGCTGTGGGCGTTGTCCGAGTCGTGTGGGGTCCACACCCGCCACCTCGTTTCACCAGAAGGAGCACCCGCGGGTGCTGGGACCGTCAGTCGAAATCAAATATATTCGCAGCGCCTTACGGTACCTCTGTCGGCGTTCGGGCGTCGCCTCACCCGACGGCGTCGTCGCAGCACGTCCCCCGTCCGAGGCGCGGCGGGGGATGTGCTGCGGGTTCGAGCTGCCGAGCTTCGGGTTCGTGCTGCCGAGCTTCGGGTTCGCGCTGCCGAGCTGCGGGTGCACGTTGCGCGGGCTGAATGGACCACTCCCGCAGCGCAAGTCCTCGTGAACCGAGCACACCGGACGCGCAATCGAAACGGGTAGCGGATCCGGCGCTGGGTGCGCTGCCGGAGTGCTCGCACTGCCGACCGCGCCACGGCCCGCACCGGCAGGAAACGTAGCCTGACCGAATTGCGCTGAGGCGCTGCGCGAAGGGCCCCGTCGGGCGAGACTGGGCGAATGACCACTACAGAGAACCGTCCCGCCGTCCGCACCGAGCGCCGGGACCACGTCCTGCTCGTAACGCTCGACCGCCCGGAAGCCCGCAATGCCGTCAACGGCGAGGTCAGCATGCTGCTGGGCAACGCGCTGCACGAGGCGGACACCGACCCCGAGATCCGGGTGGTCGTGATCACCGGCGCAGGCGAGCAGTCGTTCTGCGCGGGTGCCGACCTCAAGGCCATCTCCCGCGGCGAGGACATCTTCCCGGCGGAGAACCGGCAGTGGGGATTCGCGGGAATGATGCAGCAGTACGTGTCTGTCCCCGTGATCGCCGCAGTCAACGGCACGGCGCTCGGCGGGGGCTGCGAGATCGCCCTGGCCTGCGATCTCGTGGTGGCGGCCGACCATGCTGTGTTTGGACTGCCGGAGGTGCGACGCGGGCTCATCGCCGCCGCCGGGGGTGCGTTCCGACTGCCGGAGCAGCTGCCGCACCGGGTGGCCATGGAGATGATCCTCACCGGAGAGCCGATCACGGCCGAGCGGGCGCTCGAACTCCATCTGATCAACCGGGTCGTCTCGGCCGATCGGCTGCTCGACACCGCGCTCGGACTTGCCGGCACCATCGCGTCCAACGCGCCGTTGTCGGTTCAGGGCAGCAAGCGCGTCGCGCTCGGGATCTCTGGCGGCGAGCGTCCCGCGGAGGTCAACAAGTGGCAGGTCAGCGACGCGGAGATGATCACGGTCATGAGCTCCGAGGACGCGGCGGAGGGGCCGCGGGCGTTCGCCGAGAAGCGCGCCCCGGTGTGGAAGGCGCGCTGAACCGGGCCTCGACCGGATGCGAACTGGGGTGCCGGGTCCTAACGTGATCGCCCATGCGTGATCGACAACGATGGATCAGGGTCGAAGAGGAACTCCACCTCGTCGACTTGCGGACCCGACGCCCGGTTCGCCGCGCACTCGACGTGCTCACGGCGGTGGGTGCGTCCCCCGACGCTGCGTCCCCCGACGCCGCAGCCCCCGACAGCACTTCCCCCGACGCCGCAGCCCCCGGGATCGCCGCGACGGCGGCCCACCACGGGGCGCTCGTGGTCTCCGGCGCGGGGACGCACACCAGGCTCGAGGACCTCGCCAGCGCACTTCGACGCAACCGTGCCGCACTGGATGAGGCCGCGCGGGACCACGGGGCCGGGCTCGTCGCGGCGGGCTCCCTCGCCTCCCCGGGCGTGGAGTTCGACCTCGCCCCAGGCGAGGCCCACCCGGCGCCGGGGCGTGAGTCCCAGACCCGGGCCGCCGCCCGATTCTCCGTGGTGGTGGAGGTCGCCGATGCCGACGAGGCGCAGTACGTCGCCCGCCGCGCGGTCGCCGTAGCCCCCATACTGCTGGCGATGAGTGCCAGCTCGCCCTATTGGGCCGACGGCACCGACTCCGGGTACGCCTCCACGCGCACCTTCGAGACCCGCTGGTCGCCGGCGCATGTCACCGCCTTCGCCGCGGACACCGTCGAGGGCATGCTCGCGGCGGAGGACGAACTCGTCGGCACCGGCGTGGTCGCGGGGCGCGAGGCGATCGAGGTCGACATCCGGCCGTCCCGGGACGGTGCCGGGGTGGAGTTCCGGGCGTGCGACTCCTGCAGCACGGTGGACACCCTCGTCGTCGTCGCCGCACTGTTCCGCGCGACCGTCGACGCCCTCCTGGCCGACCGTGCCCGGGGCGCCCAGGCGTGGGAGGACCCCTCCCCGGCGATTCTGGACGCGGCGTTCTGGCGCGCGGCGCGGTCCGGGCTCGAGGGCGACCTCGTGGACGTGGTCACCGGACGACCCCGACCCGCCACCGAGGTGCTGGTGGACCTCGTCACCGACCTCGAGGCGCGCATCGAGGCCACCGGCGAGGCCGACCTGGTCCGCGACCTCCTCGACGGCGTCCGCGCCACCGGCACCTCCGCCGCCCGGCAGCGCTCGGCGCACCGTCGCCGCGGTCGCCGGGGCGACGTAGTGGCCGTACTCCTAGCGGAAACCTCCGGTCGGCTGCGGCCGCGCGCGGTCTCGGACGACAAGGGCATGCGGTCGATGCTCGCGGCGTACTCGCCACTCGGCGAGGCGGTCACCGAGGACGTGCACGACGAGGCGATCACCTCCGACGGGGCTCCCCGGCCCGAGTACGTGGACGTGCTCAAGGCCGTCGCCGACCTCGGTCCGGAGAAGCTCTGCGAGCGTAAGGACAGCGTCGACGAGCGCCTCCGTGGCCTCGGCATCACCCTCAAGGTCTACGGCTACGACGAGCCGCAGGTCTACCCGCTGGATGCCGTCCCGCGCATCGTCCCAGCCGACCAGTGGGAGCGGATCTCGGCGGGCCTCGAGCAGCGCGCCCGTGCACTGGAGATGTTCCTCCGGGACATCTACGGGGCCGGTGAGATCACGCGGGCGGGCGTCGTGCCGCTCGAGGCCCTGCAGCGTGCGCCCGGGTTCCGGCCCACCGGCCGCGCGGTGCCGGAGGGGATGCTTCACGCGCCGGTATGTGGTGCGGACCTGGTCTCCACGGGGCCGGGCGAGTGGATCATCCTCGAGGACAACTTGCGGATGCCGGGTGGCCTGGGCATGGCGGTGGCACTGCGGGAGCGCACCGCCGAGGGCTACCCCGAGTTCGGCACGCGTTCGAAGGTGCACGATCCGCGCACGGGCCTGGAGATGCTGGGCCGGACATTGCGCGCGGCCGCGCCGGAGGGCGTCGATGACGCGGAGATCACCGTGGTGGTCGCCGAGGACGAGCTGAAGGCGTTCGACCTCACCTCCGCCGCCGAGGCGGTGGGCGCCGCGGTGGTCACGCCGGACGCCCTGGTCTGTCAGGGCGGGCGGCTGTACCGCGACGACGACGAGGGCTGCCATCCCGTCGATGTCCTTTACGTCCGGATGGACGAGGAGATGCTGCTGTCGGCAGAGGGCTCGGATGGAGCGCGCTTGCGGCACGGGCTGCTCGAGGCGATGGCGGAGGGGGCCGTCTCGGTGGTGAACGCGCCCGGCAACGGAGCGGCCGACGACAAGGCGATCTACGCGCGGGTCCCGCAGATCATCGACTTCTACCTCGGTGAAAAGCCCCTGATCGGCCAGGTCGACACGTACCTGTGCTCGGATCCGGACCAGCGCAAGCAGGTGTTGGACCGGCTCGGCGAACTGGTGGTCAAGCCGATCGACGGGTACGGAGGATCCGGCATCACAGTCGGACCCGAGAGTTCCCCGCGTGAGCTCGACGTGCGTAGGGACGAGATAAAGCGCAATGGCGAGCGGTTCGTCGCGCAGGAGGTGCAGCCGCTGTCTACGCTGCCTACTTTCGACGGACGAGAGTTGCAGCGACGCCACGTGGACATGCGGGCGTTCATCATGCTCACCCGGGGCGAGAACGGGGAGATCGTCGCCCAGGCCCCGCCGGTAGCCATGACACGCGTGGCCCCTGCGGGCACGATGGTGGTCAACGCCTCCAGCGGAGGGGGAGGAAAGGACACCTGGATCCACCGTGCCTGACACCACCGCACCCGATTTCGCCGAGGCCACAGAGGAACAAGAGTCCCGAGACGTCGCGGGGCCACCGGAAGACGCCGCTGGCCCCGGCCGCGTCCGCCACACCAGTTCGCCCTGCCTGTCCCCGGACGGCTCGGTGCTGGCCTGCGTGGTCACCGAACGGACCGGCTTCCCGCGGGCGGTGCAGCGACCGCTCGGACCGGACGGACTCGACGGCGCCGGCCCCGAACGCGACGTCGTATTGCCGGAGGACGGTCCCGTCCGCAGGGTCGCCTACTCGCCCAACGGTAAGTGGTTGGCCTGCGAGGTCGCTCCGGACGGCGGTGAACGCGAACGGATCTTCCTCGTCACCACCGATCCCGACGACCACAGTGCCCACGCAATCGACACCTGGGGCGATGCCACCGTGAAGATCGTCTGCTGGGACGGCGAGCTACTCGCCGTGACCGCGTTCGACGCCGAGGGCGCGGCGGACGGCAGACTCGTGGACCCGGAGACGGGGGAGACCACTGTGGTCGACCGGCGCATGGGCGGCGCGCTGGTCCACGCCCGCGACGGCGCGGCCCTGTTCCGGGTTGGCGCACGCGGCATCCGTGAACTGCTGCGCATCGTCCCGGACGGCCGATGGTGGCCGCTGTTGCCCGTCGACACGGGTGCCACGACCGACGCCGGGGTCATCCTCGACGCAGGCGGTCCGGACCGGCCGATGCGCATGGTGGTGCGGAGTGACCACTCCTCGGATCGGACAGGACTGCTCGCGGTCGAGTCCGGCGAGAACGGCACCGAGTCGTGGCCCCTGGCCTACCGGTCGGACGCGGACCTCGACACCATGGAGGTCAGCCTCGACCGCTCGACCGCTGTCCTGCTGTGGAACGTGCGGGGCGGACTCTCCGAGCTGGAGGTCCTAGACCTGCGACCCGACCGCCCGCGGGTGATCGCCCGGCCCCCGCTGCCGGACGTGGTGGCCTCGGCGCCCACCATCACAGCCGATGGCCGACTGCTGGCCGTGACTGTCGAGAGCCTCGATGAGCCACCCCGAGTAGTGATCTACGACGTCGCCGCCGGCCGCTGGACAGGCCACGGACCGCGCGAACCGGACCCGGCCCCCGAGCTGGTCCGGTACACCGCCCGTGACGGACTGGAGATGAGCGGATGGTTGTACCGCGTCGGCCCGGCCGGTGAGCCCGCTCCCACCGTGGTGCACCTGCACGGCGGCCCGGAGGGCCAGTCGCGGCCGGGGTACAACGACATCGCCAGGCGGCTGCTGGATGCCGGTGTGGCGGTCTTCGCCCCCAACGTGCGCGGTTCCACCGGGTTCGGGCGGTTCTTCAGTCACGCCGACGACCGGTACGGACGGTTCGCCGGGATCGACGACGTCGAGGATGCGCTGCTGCACCTCGTGGATGAGGGGATCGCCGACCCGGACCGGGCGGTGGTCTCGGGGCGCTCCTACGGCGGGTACCTCGTCAACGCCTCGCTCGTGCGGCACGCCGGACGGTGGCGCGGCGGCATCGCGGCCTGCGGGATGAGTGACCTGCGGACCTTCTACCGTGACACCGAACCCTGGGTCGCCGCAGCCGCCTACCCCAAGTACGGCAACCCCCTCCAGGAACGGGAGCTGCTCAGAGAGGCGTCGCCGCTACGCCGGTTCCGGACGGTGGACGTGCCGATGCTGTTCGTCCACGGAGCCCACGACACGAACGTGCCGCCCAGCGAGACCGAGCAGGCCGCCGAGGCGCTGCGCCAACGAGATGTACCGGTGGACGTGCTCCTGTTTGAGGACGAGGGTCATGAGTTCGTGAAATTGGCAAACCGTCAGCTGTTGGGCGATCGGGTGGTCCAGTTCTGTCAGGAGGTGTTCGATGCTCGGACGAGGAAAGGCCGATAGCTCGATCAAGAAGAGGGACCCGTCCGAGTTCGAGGAGCGGTTGTCCCGGTGGCGGCGACACATCCACGCGAACCCGGAGCTGTCGTTCGAAGAGACCGAGACCACCGCGTTCATCGCCGGGGAGCTTGAGAAGCTGGGGCTCACACCTCGTGGGTTCAAGCTGGGTACCGGGCTGTGGTGTGACATCCCCGCCGCGGACGATGCCCCCGCGAAAGACGTAGTAGCACTGCGTGCGGATATCGACGCCCTGCCGATGTCGGAGGCGTCCGGCGAGTCGTTCTCCTCGGAGGCCGAGGGCGTCAGCCACTCCTGCGGGCACGACGGACATACTGCGATGCTCCTCGGGGCCGCCGAGCTCCTCGTCGCGGACCCGCCGCCGCGCCCGGTCCGCCTGATCTTCCAACCCGCGGAGGAGACCATGCCAGGCGGGGCCAAGACCTGCGTCGAGGAGGGCGTGGTCAAGGGCGTCGACCGGATCCTGGCGCTGCACTGCGATCCGCACCGCAAAGTCGGCGAGGTCGGCGTCACCGCCGGGCCGATCACCTCGTCCAACGCCAAGATCGGCGTCCACGTGCACTCGGACGGCGGGCACACCGCGCGTCCGCACGAGACGCAGGACACGGTCCACGCGCTAGCGCAGATCGTCATGGGCCTTGGCGGCGTAATCGACCGCCGTACGGACCCCCGCTCGGGAACCGTCCTGACCTGGGGTTCCGTCAATGCTGGTGGCTCCGCACCCAACGTCATCCCGGATTCCGGCGAACTCTGGGGGACGCTGCGCAGCGCCGACCGCGACGTGTGGGCCACGATCGAGCCGATTGTTCGCGAGGCGATCGAACACCTGGCCGCGCTGTACGAGATCCGGGCCGAGGTCGACTACATCCAAGGCGTACCGCCCGTGGTGAACGACGCCGATTGCGCGGAATTGGCCGCGCAGGCCGTGGAATCCGTGCTCGGGTCCGAGGGCGTGGGCTCCGCGGATCAGTCCAGTGGTGGCGAAGACTTTGCCTGGTACACGGAGGAGATCCCCGGCGTTTACCTGCGGCTGGGCGTGAGTGACGGCGAATCCGAGGAAACGGATCTGCACCATCCGGGCTTCGTGCTCGACGAGCGCGCCCTGGCCCACGGTGCCCGCATATTCGATGCGTTCGCGCGACTGCATCGCGCCGAGTGACCTCCCGTCGTGCGCGCCCGGCCGTGCGCCCGGCCGTGCGGTCGCCTGCGGCGGCTTAGCCCTGAGGCTTGCGCGCCCGGAATGGTCCATTTCCGCTGCATAAGCCGGAGCCGTGCGTGCATTTAGGCTGCATAAGCCGGAGCCATGCGTGCATTCTGGCTGCGTAAGCCGGAGCCATGCGTGCATTTAGGCTGCGTAAGCCGGCGGCCGCGGCGTCGCCGGCGACGGCGGAGTCAGCGCACGGTGAGCACCGAATCGCCGGCGGGAACCAGCTCGCCGATCACGGTGCCCCCCGGGATCTCCCCGGCCACGAGCAGCCCGCCGGAGGTCTGGGCGTCGGCGAGCAGGAGCAGTTCGTCCTCGTCCACCCCGGCGGCGAGGTGCGGCCGCACCCAATCGAGGTTGCGCCTGGTCCCGCCGCTGACGAAGCCGTCGGCGAGGGCCTGACGTGCACCCTCGAGGTAGGGGACGGAGGCAGAGTCGATCACGGCGGAGACGCCACTGGCCCGGGCCATCTTGTAGAGGTGGCCGAGTAGACCGAACCCGGTGACGTCGGTCGCGCACTCGACTCCGGCGGCCAGGGCCTCGCGGGAGGCTACGTCGTTGAGACGCGTCATCGTCTCGATCGCCTCCCGGCTCACTTCGCCCGTGTTCTTGTGCCGACTGTTGAGCACCCCGATCCCCAGCGGTTTGGTCAGCGACAGCGGCACCCCCGCCTGCCCGGCGTCATTGCGTAGTAGCCGCTCGGGGTCCGCGATGCCTGTGACCGCCATGCCGTACTTCGGCTCCGGGTCATCAACGCTGTGCCCGCCCGCCACGTGACAACCGGCGGCGCCGGCCACCTCCTGAGCACCGCGCAGGACCTCCCCGGCCATGTCGTACGGCAGGACGTCCATCGGCCAGCACAGCAGATTGATCGCCACGATCGGGGTCCCGCCCATCGCGTAGACGTCCGACAGGGCGTTGGCCGCGGCGATGCGCCCCCAGTCGTAGGGGTCGTCGACGACGGGGGTGAAGAAGTCGGCCGTGCTGATGACGGCCTGGCCGCCGGCGATCCGGACCGCCGCCGCGTCGTCGCCGTCATCGAGGCCCACGAGGAGTTCCGCGGCGGGATCGCGGACGGGGGCGCCGACGAGACCGGAGACGACGTTCTCGAGCGCGCCGGGCGGGATCTTGCAGGCACATCCGCCGCCGTGGGCATACGAGGTGAGCCGTGCGGCGCGCGAGGCGGGATCGGTGGCCATGGCCTGACCTTAATAACGTGGGCGGGATCGGTGGGCGCGGTCGGGAATGACCGCCTAGTCTCGTGGGGGCAGGGAGGCGTCCGGGCACCTGGTGGTCCCCGCGGTCTTCAAAACCGACGTGGCCGAGTATCTCGGTCAGGCGGGTTCGATTCCCGTCCGCCTCCGCCACCACAAACCCCGCCACGACAACTTCCGCCACAACCGCCTCCGCCACCCGATCCGGAAGGGGAACGGACGATCACCGAGCAGCCGCGCGAGAGATCTGGGGCCACGCCGCCCGATCCGCGTCGACTCATCCCGTCCACCGACGTCCTGCTCCGCGATCCCCGGCTCGCCGAGGCGGTCGCAGGGCTGGGGCGGGAGCTGGTCAAGGGGGAGATCCGCCGCGCGCAGGACTCCGCACGCGCAGGGGCGCTGCCGGCCGAGGAGATCATCGACGCCGTCGTGGACGCACTGCCCACCGCACCCGTCACGTTGACCCCCGTCCTCAACGCCAGCGGCGTCCTGCTGCACACCAACCTCGGTCGGGCACCGCTGTCGGACGCTGCAGTGCGCGCGCTCGCCGAGGCCGCGGGGACCAACGACGTGGAGCTGGACCTGGACACGGGCCGACGGGGCCGGCGCGGTCGTGGGGCCCTCGACGCGCTGCGAGCCGCCGTCGCCTCGGCGGGCGACGTCCACGTGGTGAACAACGGCGCGGCTGCACTCGCGCTGGTAGCGACCGCGCTGGGCGGGCCGGGCCGGACGATCGTCATCGCGCGCGGGGAGATGGTGGAGATCGGCGACGGCTTCCGCCTGCCCGAGCTGCTCGAATCCACGGGCACCCGACTGCGCGAGGTCGGCACGACCAATCGCGTCAACGCCGGCGACTACGCCCGTGCAATCGACGACACCACGGCGTTCGTCCTCAAGGTCCACCCGTCCAACTTCGTGGTGAGCGGTTTCACCTCGACCGTCCATCCCGCCGAACTCCGCGATCTCGGGGTGCCGCTGGTGGTGGACATCGGCTCGGGTCTTCTTGCTCCCCACCCCGCGCTGCCGGACGAGCCGGACATGACCTCGACACTGGCCGCGGGCGCCGACCTCGTCACCGCGAGCGGGGACAAGCTGCTCGGTGGCCCGCAGGCCGGCGTGTTGGCGGGTGACGCCGACCTCGTGCACCGCCTGCGCCGCCACCCCCTCGCCCGCGCGCTGCGGGTCGACAAGCTCACCCTGGCCGCGCTCGAGGCGACGCTGCGGGGCCCGCGCCCGCCGGTCGTCGCCGGTCTCGAGGCCGACCCCGCCGCACTGTGGGTCCGGGCCGAGCGGCTGGCGGGACGACTGCGTGAGGCGGGCCTCGATGCGCAGGCCGTCCGGTCCGTCGCCGCGGTCGGCGGCGGGGGAGCGCCCGGCGTCGACCTGCCGAGCGCGGCGGTGTCCCTGCCGGAGCGCTTCGCCGACTCCCTGCGCGCGGGACGCCCCGCCGTCCTGGGACGCGTGACCGACGGCCGGTGCCTGCTGGATCTGCGTGCGTTGCCCGGTGGCGACGACGACGAGCTGGGTCGGCTCGTGCTCCGGGCGGGGGCGCTGGCCTGATGTTCGTCGTCGCCACCGCCGGCCACGTCGACCACGGCAAGTCCACTCTCATCCGCGCGCTGACCGGCGAGGAGCCCGATCGGTGGGACGAGGAACGGCGGC contains the following coding sequences:
- the selA gene encoding L-seryl-tRNA(Sec) selenium transferase gives rise to the protein MLRDPRLAEAVAGLGRELVKGEIRRAQDSARAGALPAEEIIDAVVDALPTAPVTLTPVLNASGVLLHTNLGRAPLSDAAVRALAEAAGTNDVELDLDTGRRGRRGRGALDALRAAVASAGDVHVVNNGAAALALVATALGGPGRTIVIARGEMVEIGDGFRLPELLESTGTRLREVGTTNRVNAGDYARAIDDTTAFVLKVHPSNFVVSGFTSTVHPAELRDLGVPLVVDIGSGLLAPHPALPDEPDMTSTLAAGADLVTASGDKLLGGPQAGVLAGDADLVHRLRRHPLARALRVDKLTLAALEATLRGPRPPVVAGLEADPAALWVRAERLAGRLREAGLDAQAVRSVAAVGGGGAPGVDLPSAAVSLPERFADSLRAGRPAVLGRVTDGRCLLDLRALPGGDDDELGRLVLRAGALA